The stretch of DNA ACTAAAAAACAAGTGCTGAAGGAAAATCCTGAAGCAGACTATTTTGAACTCAATGATAAAGTTTATGTAAGGGAAATTGGATGGATAGAGGAAGTAGAATTGACAAAAGATGAGATAATTGGGGAAATTGAAGAAGGTATGGCAAGTGATTTACCTCTGGGAACTAAAATTTTCGCACCAAAAGAAAGAAGAGATATTCTCATAGTAGAAAATAACGGAATAGAAATAAGATATTTACTTCAACTGGGAGAGTAATCCAAAAGTACTTCAACCAACGGGACAGGTGATGAAAATGGACAATTTTGAACGAATGTTAGAAGAAATGCAACAAAGAACCGTGGATGAAATGAAAAAATCAAGCATTCAAATAGACAAAGATAAATTAAACTCCTTCAAAGATATAATTTCAGATTTAGTAAGCTTTGGAAATGAGTATGCCGATAAAATGTCTCAATCACATGCTTCAATAAATCAGGAAATTATTAAAGTTGAATATACAAAGGGTGGAGAGACCATACACAGAGGATTTTATTGTCCAAGTCTAGTAAAAGATTTAATCGTTGGAAATCTTAAAAGAGGTAAACTCCTTAAGAAAAAACCTTAGTTTGGAAAGTTTTCTTATGAATACGGGTTTGATAAAGATAACCGGCTGGTAAGGGTTAAAGGCGTAAATGAGTTTACTACCCAGAGAGCCAGTTTGAGGAAGAATATTTAGTTTATAACAATGAGTTTGTTTATGGTGTAGAGTTTGATCATACGGGTGAAATAAATGGGGTATCTCGGAGTACTTATGAAAACGGGAATATCATTACATATGCAGATTGTTCTTGTTTTTTGAGATTACAAGAGCACTCTAAGGAGATAGCTGAAAAATTATGTGAACGAGATAAACAAAAGTAAGCGATATTATTCAACTAACGGGTGCTTTAGTAAAAATCATCGGGCTGCTTAGGCAGCTTTTTTTCTTATTGAACTAACTGGGCAGGTTAGTTGAAGAGTGTTGTTAAACTTGTGTTCAACAATCGGACCATATAGTTGAATAATTTGATAATGTATTAGTTAAATAAATTAAGGGGAATGATTTTAAATTATGATGTCTACTATGCCAAAAATTGTATTTAAAAGAGCTATTAATTTTTTTATATTTGCAGCAGCCATAACAATTATTGCAACGATAATAACATACATTATCAATCCGGATTTAAAAGAAGTAATGGGAGGGCTAGAAAATAGGTTACCGGACCAAACAAAAGAATCTACAGGCTTAGATAAAGTATGGTCATATGTTGTTAATAACGGCTTTACGGTACCTTTGCAAATGTTTATTTTAGCCTTGATTCCAATACAATTTTTATATGTCATAAATATAATTTTTACCGTCGCTTTGCCTGGAGTTGCTTATGGACTTGCTTTACAAGTCGATTTTAGAAAAGGTTTTGATATTATAGTTTCTTCTATCCCTCACTTTAACTTTGAAGTTTTTGCTCTATGCTTACTTGCAGCGGTTCTTTTTGAATTAAACCAAGTTGTTAGAGTAAGGTTAAGAAATTTATTTAAGAAAGATAAAGAAGGTATATCTTTTATTAAAAAATTCTTAGAACAATAAGAACTTACGCTATTTTTGTTTTACCGATAATCATTGCAGCCGCATTTTTGGAAACTTACATAGCTGATATCATATTTAATTTATTTCAATAGCAGATGTCAATGGATGGATTGGTAAATGCTTTGGATTAAGCGCAAGAGACACAATGAAATAGTTTTCCATAAACGGTGCTTTAGTTGAAGATCATTGAGATGCTTTTCTTATTCAACTAACGTGGCAGGTTAGCTAAATAGGAAATTATGTGAAATAAGGTGTAATTATACCTCACCAAATTCCATTTTATAAAACTGTTAATGTAACTTTTTGGTTTAAATGTCGTTATATTTATTAATTACATATATTATCAAGGAGATTGACGTTTATTATTTCTGAGGTGCTTTGGCGTTTACATCATATATTAATGTTAATGCTTTTTTTATTGGCAATCTATCGAATTATATTTTCACATAAAATGGTAAAAGAATCTTTACTATTAGTTGTTATCCTACCCCCTTACAATTATTATTTTCTTCGCAAATTTAATAAATAGAAGAACAATAAATACTAACGAACTGGAATGGTTGTGGATGGAATTAACAAAAGGGTCTTTATGGTCAGTGATTGTTATATTGGGATATTTTTATATTTTTTACTTTACTATTAAACTATTTACAACGAAAGTCCTTAATAAAAATAATAATAAAAGAGAAACAAGCAAAAATTAATTAATTTCTTATTGAACTAACGGGGCAGGTTAATGAGTAAGAATAAGGATAGGCGTAGCTTTTAAATAAAGTTAAGATGTTTTGCATAAAGTCGCGACGTTTGTAAAAAAGACGCATCGTTTTGAAAAAACTTTAACCGATAATTTATAAAATTTTGATCAAAACCCTGAGTTGATATGCAGGATTTTTCTTTCAGCAATCGGGCCAGATTCTTGAATAAATAGAATTCGTTTAAGATTAAGGACGAAGAACCGTATCATAAGTAAATGAGGTTTTTAAAATCAAAGTGAACGGAATACATTAGACGTTCACTTTGACAATTAAGAATTGTGCTTCATGAAATTATGCTATGTTGGTAAGTAAACTGTAATACCAAGTTTATGAACTCATGAACAACAGCTAATTTTGTTCTAAAGTATATTTATCCATAAAAAACTACACCTCCAATTGATAGATGTGTCTAAAAATTGGGGTGCAGTTCATTTATTAGAGGAAAAGTGTCTGTTTTTTAATGTTATCCTATGCCCTTTTTTATTTAAAAATCAAAGTTGTCAGGGTCTGGTCCTACTCGATGATTTTGATTTAGCTCATCAATTCGCTGCATCTCTTCTTTTGTTAGTTCGAAGTCAAATACAGTTGAGTTCTCAACAATTCGATATTCCTTCGTGGATTTTGGAATGGTTACAACACCATTTTGTAAATCCCATCGTAAAATAATTTGGGCAATGGTCTTGTTATACTTATTTGCAATTTCTTGTAATACTAGATTATCTAATAATTGACCTTGCATTAAAGGTGACCAAGCTTCTAACTGAATTCCATGTTCTTGACAAAAGGCTTGAATT from Paenisporosarcina sp. FSL H8-0542 encodes:
- a CDS encoding stage II sporulation protein M, whose amino-acid sequence is MPKIVFKRAINFFIFAAAITIIATIITYIINPDLKEVMGGLENRLPDQTKESTGLDKVWSYVVNNGFTVPLQMFILALIPIQFLYVINIIFTVALPGVAYGLALQVDFRKGFDIIVSSIPHFNFEVFALCLLAAVLFELNQVVRVRLRNLFKKDKEGISFIKKFLEQ